A section of the Petrimonas sulfuriphila genome encodes:
- a CDS encoding UvrD-helicase domain-containing protein: protein MQNRASSDFNHLLLIKASAGSGKTHRLTGEYLRLLFSAENQYRHILAVTFTNKATDEMKSRVVEELYKLTKEEGSSYLEELKKEFRLPENRIRERAATILESILHDYSAFSISTIDRFFQQTLRAFTREMGLSGGYKLELDDNFVLTQIIDLMIFELDKPQNKELAGWILDYMRHQIEDGKSWNIKQNIGKLAGQLFNEKYKLLDNDDKLKIEDKKQLNDYRQTLLKIIRSWEGELKSTGARALHLMERFGLNYTDFKHGKNSGFLAFIKLANGDFKKPSPRFFSRADNLEDWVTTKSEKKPAIESAYYEGLNDCVKQAVNLFENNLSYNTAVSILQNYHTLGILNDIRNRLQEYQQENNTLFLSDTTELLNRIVSDSESPFIYEKTGTRINHYMIDEFQDTSSMQWQNFKPLIKESLDGGHFNLIVGDVKQSIYRWRNSDWELLESRILQDFSDNIIRNNVLEMNWRSDFNIVNFNNSVFSAAAAILQKKFNTSAELQENPNGKITEAYQHVRQQVPSGKSPGEGYVKISFLDTSDKENDWKSKALEQLPLEIERLQDQGFALKDIAILVRKNDEAIEVAETLLNYKEKNLQSGYRYDIISNEALVIGNAQSVKAVIALLRHFQNRNDETRRMLAVYEYYRFHRGLLPDKAISNYFDEGAKDFPVEVKPELHRISTLPFYEMIEAFFAMSVDALNEKENAYVQAFMDIVLKFSTDASSNINDFLEWWDEKGSGKTLFSPDEQDAIRLVTIHKSKGLGFGAVIMPFLKWDIDHTGNMGPVLWCKPTVEPFNRLGTIPLQYKSSLENTLFKEDYLKEKLYTYIDNLNLLYVAFTRAKNRIIAVAPKPVGDAVNDINSLLWQTFKSDGKNEGELLLSDYLTGQENNAVFELGTPTLLQRKTEKGSASKLDSGKWQSIPFNNRLKLRLNSAGFFSEDGSRAYGTLMHEIISSIQDLGDLAGAVEKKYISGEIDAGEKNEITGLLTRILSDPGIAEWYSGKYRVINETEVLHPAFGFSRPDRIMIGDNEAIVVDYKFGEREEEQYKRQVRHYVRLIKEMGYNNVKGYVFYVKIGKVIEVGTI, encoded by the coding sequence ATGCAAAATCGCGCGTCATCTGACTTCAACCACCTGCTGCTCATAAAAGCTTCTGCCGGGTCGGGAAAAACACACCGGCTGACCGGAGAATACCTGCGCCTGCTTTTTTCTGCCGAAAACCAATACAGGCACATCCTGGCTGTTACCTTCACCAACAAGGCTACGGATGAAATGAAGTCACGCGTTGTAGAAGAGCTCTACAAGCTCACAAAAGAAGAAGGCTCAAGTTATTTGGAAGAGCTGAAAAAAGAATTCCGTCTCCCGGAAAACAGAATCAGAGAAAGAGCCGCAACTATCCTCGAAAGTATTCTTCACGACTATTCCGCTTTTTCCATCAGTACCATAGACCGTTTTTTTCAACAAACCCTGCGTGCTTTCACGCGTGAAATGGGTTTGTCGGGAGGGTATAAACTGGAACTCGACGACAATTTTGTGCTGACGCAGATTATCGACTTGATGATCTTTGAACTCGACAAGCCCCAAAACAAAGAACTCGCCGGATGGATCCTCGATTACATGAGACACCAGATTGAGGACGGGAAAAGCTGGAACATCAAACAAAACATCGGCAAGTTGGCCGGACAACTCTTCAACGAGAAATACAAGCTGCTGGACAATGACGACAAGCTGAAAATTGAAGACAAAAAACAGCTGAACGATTACCGGCAGACATTGCTGAAGATCATCCGGTCGTGGGAAGGTGAATTGAAATCTACCGGAGCGCGCGCGTTACATCTGATGGAACGATTCGGGCTGAACTACACCGATTTCAAGCACGGCAAAAACTCCGGGTTTCTGGCTTTCATCAAATTGGCCAATGGAGATTTTAAAAAGCCATCGCCCCGTTTTTTTAGTCGTGCCGACAACCTGGAAGACTGGGTAACCACCAAAAGCGAGAAAAAGCCGGCAATAGAGTCTGCCTATTACGAAGGGCTCAACGATTGCGTGAAACAAGCCGTAAACCTGTTCGAAAACAACCTCTCCTACAACACCGCCGTAAGTATCCTGCAAAACTACCACACGCTGGGGATCCTCAACGACATACGAAACCGCCTGCAGGAATACCAGCAGGAAAACAACACCCTTTTCCTTTCCGACACAACCGAACTGTTGAACAGGATTGTTTCCGACAGCGAATCGCCCTTTATCTACGAAAAAACAGGCACGCGCATCAACCACTATATGATTGATGAGTTCCAGGATACTTCATCCATGCAATGGCAGAATTTTAAACCGTTAATCAAGGAGAGCCTGGACGGCGGACATTTCAACCTGATTGTCGGGGACGTGAAACAAAGCATATACCGTTGGCGGAATTCCGACTGGGAGTTGTTGGAAAGCCGGATCCTGCAGGATTTCAGCGACAACATTATCCGCAACAACGTGCTTGAAATGAATTGGCGTAGTGATTTCAACATCGTGAATTTCAACAATTCCGTCTTTTCCGCCGCAGCGGCAATCTTGCAAAAAAAATTCAATACCTCTGCAGAATTACAGGAGAATCCCAACGGGAAAATTACAGAAGCCTACCAACACGTCCGGCAACAGGTTCCGTCGGGTAAAAGTCCGGGCGAGGGGTATGTCAAAATTTCGTTCCTCGACACCTCTGACAAGGAAAACGACTGGAAATCAAAGGCATTAGAACAGCTTCCTCTCGAGATCGAGCGCTTGCAGGACCAGGGATTCGCCTTAAAAGACATTGCCATCCTGGTGCGGAAGAACGACGAAGCAATAGAGGTTGCCGAGACCCTGCTGAACTACAAGGAAAAGAACCTCCAATCCGGTTACCGGTACGACATCATATCAAACGAGGCACTCGTCATCGGTAACGCGCAAAGTGTGAAGGCCGTCATTGCCTTGCTCCGCCATTTTCAGAACCGCAACGATGAAACCCGCCGCATGCTTGCCGTATATGAATATTACCGATTTCACCGGGGCCTGTTGCCCGATAAGGCTATCAGCAACTATTTTGATGAAGGAGCGAAGGATTTCCCCGTTGAAGTCAAACCGGAACTTCACCGCATCTCCACCCTGCCTTTTTACGAGATGATCGAGGCTTTTTTCGCGATGAGTGTGGATGCGCTCAATGAAAAGGAAAATGCTTACGTACAGGCATTTATGGATATCGTGCTGAAATTCAGCACCGATGCTTCATCGAACATCAATGATTTTCTGGAATGGTGGGACGAAAAAGGATCGGGGAAAACACTTTTTTCGCCCGACGAACAAGATGCCATCCGGTTGGTCACCATACACAAATCCAAGGGATTGGGGTTTGGTGCCGTTATTATGCCGTTCTTAAAATGGGACATCGACCATACCGGCAATATGGGGCCTGTTTTGTGGTGTAAGCCCACGGTGGAACCTTTTAACAGGCTTGGAACCATTCCACTGCAGTATAAGAGCTCTCTCGAAAACACCCTCTTCAAAGAGGACTACCTGAAGGAGAAGCTGTACACATACATAGACAACCTGAATCTGCTTTATGTGGCTTTCACACGCGCCAAGAACCGCATCATCGCCGTTGCGCCTAAACCTGTAGGGGACGCCGTTAACGATATCAATTCGCTGTTGTGGCAGACATTTAAATCGGACGGGAAAAATGAAGGAGAGCTTTTGCTAAGTGATTATCTCACCGGACAGGAAAACAACGCGGTTTTCGAGTTGGGAACCCCTACTCTGCTCCAGCGTAAAACAGAAAAAGGATCGGCTTCCAAGCTGGATTCGGGAAAATGGCAATCCATCCCGTTCAACAACCGGCTTAAGCTGCGGTTAAACTCAGCAGGCTTTTTTTCCGAAGATGGAAGCCGTGCCTACGGAACACTTATGCACGAGATCATCAGTAGCATACAAGACCTTGGCGACCTGGCCGGTGCTGTTGAAAAAAAATATATTTCGGGGGAAATCGATGCCGGTGAAAAAAACGAGATAACCGGACTGCTCACCCGCATTTTGTCAGATCCGGGGATTGCTGAATGGTATTCAGGAAAATACCGTGTCATCAACGAAACAGAAGTACTTCATCCGGCTTTC
- a CDS encoding translation initiation factor: MKDNDWKKRLNIVYSTNPDYHYQDGEAEEEITLPKEKQLLRVSLDKRNRKGKAVTLITGFAGTNEALETLGKLLKTRCGVGGSAKDGEIIVQGDHRQKVLEILQKEGYAKSRVI, translated from the coding sequence ATGAAGGATAACGACTGGAAAAAGCGGTTGAATATTGTTTACTCAACCAACCCCGATTATCACTATCAAGATGGGGAAGCGGAAGAGGAAATCACTCTTCCCAAGGAGAAGCAACTTCTGCGTGTGAGCCTTGACAAACGGAACCGGAAAGGGAAAGCCGTTACATTGATTACCGGATTTGCAGGGACAAACGAAGCATTGGAGACATTAGGAAAACTGCTGAAAACCAGATGCGGTGTGGGTGGTTCAGCCAAGGACGGAGAGATTATCGTTCAGGGCGACCACCGGCAAAAAGTGCTCGAGATACTGCAAAAAGAGGGATATGCAAAATCGCGCGTCATCTGA
- a CDS encoding Na/Pi cotransporter family protein produces MDYSFFDFLKLIGSLALFLYGMKIMSEGLQKLAGNKLRTILSAMTKNRVMGVLTGVLITALIQSSSATTVMVVSFVNAGLLSLVQSIGVIMGANIGTTVTAWIISLFGFGKFSISALSIPLMGIALPLIFSSKSKNKSTGEFIFGFAFLFMGLDFLKSAMPDLQNNPEVLSFVQNFSDMGIGSVLIFLLIGSVLTILVQSSSATVALTLIMATKGWIDFPAAAAMIMGENIGTTITANLAAIPANLSAKRAAFAHFMFNVLGVIWMLFVFKYFVNMVEGLVTSFGPANPAEMSAFISSLSPEEYTQITTLSKSELSADLVSKQNMYLSYQGATSYGLSLFHTLFNICNVSLMIWFVKVYEKICINVVRPKAGEEDDEEFVLQYISTGILSTAELSILQAEKETEVYAKRARKMFGFVKKMTNMDHNDKKFLKLYNRLEKYEDICDQMEVEIGSYLSKVSEGRLSHQSKEHIRAILRAVTEIESIADSCCNIGRHLKRKMEANVVFEENILTNINSMYGLLDKAYENMQLVLKNQQISEKELHESQSIESTINNKRNTLKQKNVEDLNENRYSYLNGVFYMDITSECERMGDYIINVIESLKVKPD; encoded by the coding sequence ATGGACTACAGTTTCTTCGACTTTTTAAAGCTTATAGGCTCACTTGCTCTCTTCCTTTACGGCATGAAGATTATGAGCGAAGGCCTGCAAAAACTGGCAGGAAATAAGCTCAGAACAATTTTGTCAGCGATGACAAAAAACCGCGTCATGGGTGTTTTAACGGGTGTCCTGATCACCGCACTCATCCAATCTTCGTCAGCCACTACGGTTATGGTGGTGAGTTTTGTTAATGCCGGATTGCTGAGCTTGGTCCAATCCATCGGTGTTATCATGGGAGCCAACATCGGGACAACGGTTACGGCGTGGATAATTTCTCTGTTTGGATTCGGGAAATTTTCCATCAGCGCTTTATCCATCCCGTTGATGGGGATTGCCCTCCCCTTGATTTTCTCATCGAAAAGCAAAAACAAATCTACCGGCGAATTCATCTTTGGTTTTGCATTTCTTTTTATGGGCCTCGATTTCCTGAAAAGCGCAATGCCTGACCTTCAGAACAATCCCGAAGTGCTGTCGTTCGTACAAAACTTCTCCGACATGGGTATCGGATCGGTTCTTATTTTTCTGCTGATAGGATCTGTTTTGACCATCCTTGTGCAGTCGTCGAGTGCAACCGTGGCCCTTACCCTGATTATGGCAACAAAGGGATGGATCGATTTCCCGGCTGCGGCAGCAATGATTATGGGTGAAAACATCGGCACCACCATTACGGCAAACCTGGCAGCCATTCCGGCAAACCTGTCGGCAAAAAGAGCCGCCTTCGCCCATTTCATGTTCAATGTGCTGGGTGTCATCTGGATGTTGTTTGTATTCAAGTATTTCGTAAATATGGTGGAAGGGCTGGTAACCTCTTTCGGGCCGGCCAATCCGGCTGAAATGTCGGCGTTTATCTCATCCCTCTCTCCCGAAGAGTATACACAGATAACAACACTTTCAAAATCGGAACTTTCTGCGGACCTGGTGTCCAAACAGAACATGTACCTCAGTTACCAGGGAGCTACCTCATACGGATTGTCGCTTTTTCACACGTTGTTCAACATTTGCAACGTATCATTGATGATCTGGTTTGTAAAGGTATACGAAAAAATATGCATCAACGTTGTTCGTCCGAAAGCCGGAGAGGAAGACGATGAAGAATTTGTTCTTCAGTACATTTCCACGGGAATCTTATCCACGGCAGAGCTCTCTATCCTGCAAGCCGAAAAAGAGACGGAGGTGTATGCCAAGCGGGCACGGAAGATGTTTGGATTTGTCAAGAAGATGACCAACATGGACCACAACGACAAGAAATTCCTGAAGCTATACAACCGGTTGGAGAAATATGAAGATATCTGCGACCAGATGGAAGTTGAAATTGGATCCTATCTAAGCAAGGTTTCCGAAGGAAGGCTTAGCCACCAGAGTAAAGAACATATTCGTGCCATTCTTCGTGCCGTAACGGAAATAGAAAGTATTGCGGATTCGTGCTGTAACATCGGCCGCCACCTGAAACGGAAGATGGAAGCAAACGTTGTTTTTGAAGAGAACATCCTTACCAACATCAACTCGATGTATGGATTGCTGGATAAGGCATACGAGAACATGCAGCTGGTTCTGAAGAACCAGCAGATTTCGGAAAAAGAGCTGCACGAAAGCCAAAGCATAGAAAGCACCATCAATAACAAGCGAAACACACTGAAACAGAAAAATGTGGAAGACCTGAACGAAAACCGGTATTCTTACCTGAACGGCGTGTTCTATATGGACATTACTTCGGAGTGTGAACGGATGGGGGACTACATCATCAATGTAATCGAATCACTGAAAGTGAAACCGGATTGA
- a CDS encoding nucleoside kinase, with the protein MTDTVRIHCLNTNEYKDVRVGSSLEELIEVFGVKKPYLIANAKVNNKTESLTYQVYRPRRVEYVDISDSSAMRTYVRSLCFVLSKAVDDTLPDAEVYIEHAVSRGYYFHIESNVEVGEKELMAVKKRMQEIIDADIPFIQVEEEIAEVVKLFRENGMKDKALLLETSDDLLYARYSKLDNYIDYYYGCLLPSSAYLHLFDVVPYNGGFLLVVPNRQNPVELEPVIPQQKLLKVYREHLEFLKISKLDNVGDLNKAIRTNKISEIIQVSEAYQANEIADIAKEITERYNDGLRVVLISGPSSSGKTTFRKRLEVQLYVNRLKPVGISLDDYFIDRDLTPLDEFGEKDYESLYAIDLDLFENQIITLLNEEEIELPSYNFVTGKREFRNRRLVMDKKSVLIVEGIHALNPKLTEHIARDKKYMIYVSALTSISLDNHNWIPPADNRLLRRIVRDNRYRGYSARDTISRWDSVRRGEEKWIFPYQENADVMFNSAMIYELAAIRRHAEPVLQQVPRVVEEYSEAYRLLKFLRYFNYIADRELPPTSLLREFLGGSSFRY; encoded by the coding sequence ATGACTGATACTGTTCGTATTCATTGCCTTAACACCAATGAATACAAGGATGTTAGGGTGGGTTCTTCCTTGGAAGAACTGATCGAAGTGTTCGGAGTGAAAAAACCATACCTCATTGCGAATGCAAAAGTGAACAATAAAACAGAATCGCTGACATACCAGGTCTACCGTCCACGTAGGGTGGAGTACGTCGACATCAGTGACTCTTCGGCCATGCGGACATACGTCCGCTCGTTGTGCTTCGTGCTGTCGAAAGCCGTTGACGACACTTTGCCGGATGCGGAAGTGTACATTGAACACGCCGTTTCGAGGGGATACTATTTCCACATAGAGAGCAACGTGGAGGTAGGAGAAAAGGAGCTGATGGCGGTCAAAAAACGGATGCAGGAAATTATCGATGCCGATATTCCGTTTATTCAAGTGGAAGAAGAGATTGCGGAAGTGGTAAAGCTGTTCCGCGAAAACGGAATGAAAGACAAAGCGCTATTGCTTGAGACTTCTGATGATTTGTTGTATGCACGTTACTCAAAACTGGACAATTATATCGATTATTATTACGGTTGTCTGCTGCCTTCATCGGCCTATCTTCATTTGTTTGATGTTGTTCCCTATAACGGCGGCTTTTTGCTTGTGGTGCCTAACAGGCAAAATCCGGTTGAGCTGGAGCCGGTCATCCCGCAGCAGAAGTTGCTGAAGGTTTATAGGGAGCATCTCGAGTTTCTGAAGATAAGTAAGCTGGATAATGTGGGCGATTTGAACAAGGCTATCCGAACAAATAAAATTTCAGAGATTATTCAGGTTTCGGAAGCTTACCAGGCGAATGAAATTGCCGATATTGCCAAAGAAATTACAGAAAGATACAACGATGGTTTGCGGGTTGTACTGATCTCGGGGCCGTCATCGTCTGGAAAAACAACCTTCAGGAAGCGGCTGGAAGTACAGCTTTATGTGAACAGGCTGAAGCCGGTGGGTATCTCACTTGATGATTATTTTATCGACCGCGACCTGACTCCGCTTGATGAGTTTGGCGAAAAAGATTACGAATCGCTTTACGCTATTGACCTGGATCTTTTTGAAAATCAGATCATAACACTGCTTAATGAGGAGGAGATTGAGTTGCCATCGTACAATTTTGTGACCGGGAAAAGAGAGTTCAGGAACCGTCGTCTCGTTATGGATAAAAAAAGTGTGCTGATCGTTGAGGGGATCCATGCGCTCAATCCCAAGCTGACGGAACACATTGCTCGCGATAAAAAGTATATGATCTATGTTTCGGCGCTCACCTCCATCTCGCTGGACAACCACAACTGGATCCCGCCTGCGGACAACCGGCTGTTGCGAAGGATTGTCCGTGACAACCGGTACCGCGGATATTCTGCTCGAGATACCATTTCGCGGTGGGACAGCGTTCGCCGGGGCGAAGAGAAGTGGATTTTTCCGTATCAGGAGAACGCCGACGTGATGTTCAACTCGGCCATGATCTACGAGCTGGCCGCCATCCGTCGCCATGCCGAGCCGGTTTTGCAACAGGTTCCCCGTGTGGTGGAAGAATATTCCGAAGCTTATCGCTTACTGAAGTTTTTGCGTTATTTCAATTATATTGCCGACAGGGAATTGCCGCCCACTTCCCTGCTGAGGGAGTTTTTGGGAGGGAGTAGTTTCCGGTATTAA
- the mnmE gene encoding tRNA uridine-5-carboxymethylaminomethyl(34) synthesis GTPase MnmE encodes MNDIICAVSTPPGMGAIAVIRLSGEGSIAVTDTLFVSPSGKKLAGAKANTVLFGQIVFNNEVTDEVLVTVFRAPHSFTGEESVEISCHGSVYIQQKIVEALIARGVRLAQPGEFTRRAFGNGKFDLSQAEAVADLIASASQASHRVAMNQMRGGFAGKLTELRDKLLQFVSLVELELDFPEEDVEFANRQKLYELTEEIEREIDKLARSFQLGNAIKNGIPVAIIGETNAGKSTLLNLLLNEEKAIVSDIHGTTRDVIEDTVNISGVSFRFIDTAGIRHTTDTIETMGIERTFQKIGQASIVLWMIDLTTPVEKIESLAESIVPKLADKHVLLLFNKADLLPDAERVEKEHILPELKAERLFISAKKQQNTDVLQQLLLKAAAIPQIGEHDVIVTNLRHYEALVKALEAVRRVKEGLEIGISSDFISQDIRECMFYLGEITGQISTDEILGNIFSKFCIGK; translated from the coding sequence ATGAATGATATTATCTGTGCGGTATCCACTCCGCCCGGGATGGGTGCGATAGCCGTTATCCGCTTATCGGGAGAGGGATCTATTGCTGTGACCGATACCCTTTTTGTTTCGCCATCCGGTAAAAAACTGGCTGGGGCAAAGGCAAACACGGTACTTTTCGGACAGATCGTGTTCAACAACGAAGTTACGGATGAGGTACTTGTTACCGTCTTTCGTGCTCCGCATTCGTTTACAGGTGAGGAGAGCGTGGAGATCTCGTGCCACGGTTCGGTATACATCCAGCAGAAGATTGTGGAGGCACTGATTGCCCGGGGTGTCCGCTTGGCACAGCCAGGCGAGTTTACACGCCGTGCGTTCGGAAACGGTAAATTCGACCTGAGCCAGGCAGAAGCGGTAGCTGATCTGATTGCCTCCGCATCGCAGGCTTCGCACCGTGTGGCCATGAACCAGATGCGCGGCGGGTTTGCCGGAAAACTGACGGAGTTACGGGATAAGTTGTTGCAGTTTGTGTCGTTGGTCGAGCTCGAACTGGATTTTCCGGAAGAGGATGTGGAGTTTGCCAACCGGCAGAAACTTTACGAACTGACGGAGGAGATTGAACGGGAGATTGATAAGCTGGCTCGTTCGTTTCAGTTGGGGAATGCGATTAAGAACGGTATTCCTGTTGCCATTATCGGAGAGACCAATGCCGGAAAATCCACGTTGCTGAACCTGCTGTTAAACGAAGAAAAAGCCATTGTTTCCGATATCCACGGCACCACGCGTGACGTGATTGAAGATACCGTAAACATCAGTGGAGTCTCTTTCCGGTTTATCGATACCGCAGGTATCCGTCACACTACCGATACCATTGAGACGATGGGGATCGAACGCACTTTTCAAAAAATCGGGCAGGCCTCCATTGTGTTGTGGATGATTGATCTAACTACTCCCGTGGAGAAAATAGAGTCGCTTGCCGAATCCATTGTCCCCAAACTTGCTGACAAGCATGTGTTGCTGTTGTTCAACAAAGCCGATCTCTTGCCAGATGCCGAACGGGTCGAAAAAGAACATATCCTGCCTGAACTGAAGGCCGAGCGCCTGTTTATATCGGCAAAGAAACAACAGAATACCGATGTTTTGCAGCAGCTGCTGTTAAAAGCGGCGGCTATCCCGCAAATAGGCGAACATGATGTGATTGTGACTAACCTGCGCCACTACGAGGCATTGGTAAAAGCGCTGGAAGCCGTCCGCCGGGTTAAAGAGGGACTGGAGATCGGTATCTCCAGCGATTTTATATCACAGGATATCCGTGAGTGCATGTTCTACCTCGGGGAAATTACCGGGCAAATATCCACCGATGAAATTCTGGGAAACATCTTTAGCAAGTTCTGTATCGGAAAGTGA